The genomic interval TGTGCTGCAGCAGTAGTGTTTTATGAAGTTATATCGCCCTGTTTGAGTTGTATACAGTTGGAAGTTGATACCTTGGTGACATTGTGCCAGCAGAGTAAGAGCATCTTAATGACAtgtctttggttttttaagAACTAGATTAATCCTAAATTTCTGTGCTCTTAACTAGAGTCAGTGATTCTGAGCCACTGTGGATCTGCAGCATCTTTCTTGTGGActtcaaaattaaacttttagAAAATGTGACAGTTGAAGCACGGACAGAGTAGACAACCAGGGGCAAGATGCTTTCCGGTGAAAGGTTGCTTGATATGATATGCCAAAAAGCTGAGCTTCAGTATGCATTGACCTTTAGTGTTAGCATGGTTTCACAAAAATACTTGGAAGTGAAAAGCTACATAGGTTTTTTGTGCTGCCTtcaaaaatcacagattttaaCATGGCAGCCTTCTTTTGTGAGGAGATAACGGTCTTTATTTTGATCATACCTGTACTGGAATATACATGTTTGAAGTGTTATGAAAAATGTTCCTTATAGGTCAGAAACCTTTCAACAGACTAACTAATATCCTCAGAGTATAATTCTTCAGGAGAGATGCTTGAATGGCAattgtgttaatttttcttcctgtttagGTACTTTGATGGAATTAGGTATCTCACCCATTGTGACATCTGGTTTGATCATGCAGCTGCTAGCTGGAGCGAAGATCATTGAAGTTGGTGATACTCCAAAAGACAGAGCCTTGTTCAATGGAGCTCAGAAATGTAAGCACTGttccaattaaaattaataagcatatttttgttcttgggAAAGCAGCCTGCCTAAGTGATACTAGATGTGAGATTTCTTTGGTAGGTGatttcagcagatttttttaaaggatttgctttctctcttgTTTTAGTATTTGGGATGATTATTACCATTGGGCAAGCCATTGTGTATGTTATGACTGGAATGTATGGAGATCCTGCTGAAATGGGTGCTGGAATTTGTCTTCTTATTATAATTCAGGTTTGTAATGAGCTATTTTGTGTGTAACTGAGACTGGTTAGATACAGTatagctggaaggaaaaacctATGTCTGgttgccttttatttatttatttttactgctatAAAGCATCATCCTTTTTATCTGTCTATATATGAGAAATTCTAGATACTCCATAAAGGAGGAGAAAGTTGTAATAGTTAATGTCAAATATGTTTCAGATAGGACTGGCTGCTTGAtttgaaatacaggaattgGTAGACTTTGAAAGCAGTAGCTGCTGTTCAGTACCATGGCGGACTTCTCACTAAATGGCACAGATGCAGCTTGGAGACATTATCCTGTAGAGCAAAGCAGTAAATGCACAAACTTAAACACTTTGAAAAAGTACTCACTGAGTAATCTGTTTGCTAGCGTCAGTGTTGAAAAGTCACAGAGATCATTGCTAGGTGAGATGCGCAGGCATTTGTACGTGAGAGGGCGGAAATACTGCATGGATGATACTCAGGTGAAAAACTTAATGATCACTCTCCAACGTgatgaaaatactgaagcagGGAATTAATACATAATTCTCGActtaatttattattgtttctgctcaattttgtttcttttcccacagCTGTTTGTTGCTGGTTTGATTGTGTTGCTGTTAGATGAGTTGCTACAGAAAGGTTATGGCTTGGGGTCTGGTATTTCCCTGTTTATTGCTACCAATATCTGTGAAACCATTGTCTGGAAGGCTTTTAGTCCCACTACCATCAACACTGGCAGAGGTACGTGTGTGATTACAGCTAACGTGTTTCAGTGGATGTGTACTATACATAAACTATCAGATGTTTATCGgatggatattaaaaaaatgttttaaagtcaGTTGTCTAACACTGAAGATGAAAACGTCTGATTTACAGGAAGATTAATAACCTACAAGCTTGCCTTTGCTGATTTGAATTGCAGTAGTTAAAATGGGACTTGAAGCCCCTTGACTGAAAATTTTTGGATTTCCAAACTGAAATAGTCTTCTTGTAGCATCATTTAGTCGATAGAAATAGAGAAGATAAGAAATTCTACATGTTCAGAGTTGTTTATGATCCAACTGTTGCTGGTGGTTATAGGATGCTTTTATAGTTGGTGCCTCCAAATTAATTTAAGCTAGTTTGATTCTTCAGAGACTACCATCTCTTCATTCCTCAGCCAGTCTTTGACATCTGGTTGTCCTGATACCCTAGAAATATCAGGTTAAGATACGGCCTGTTTGCATCAAGAAGTTAACTAGTTTAATGTATACATTTGAAATCCTGAGCCATGGTTTTagtttgctttaattttcacCTGATTTTTAGTAGTTCtgtttattgcattttattactgattttCTAAAGCTATTTCTCTCcttgtttattatttcttccttccaatCATCCTCTTGCccccagaaaagaaagaaaaagagtgttCTTTCATGTGTGTaacttggtttggttttgttttgttttttaaaccaggAATAATGTTTTGGTAGATTAGTCTATAAGCTAAAGCAGAATCCTGTATTGTGATATATTTGTTGTAGCAGGATTTATGTCCTATTGTGACTGGTTTTATATGTGTCATTCTTGaaatttccaaaagaaagatactattttttaaaatgtttttaatttacagattaaaatttcttctacttttttgctttgtgcagGAACAGAGTTTGAGGGTGCTGTGATTGCATTATTTCATCTTCTGGCTACACGAACCGACAAAGTCCGGGCTTTGCGGGAGGCTTTTTACCGACAGAATTTGCCCAATCTCATGAATCTGATTGCTACAGTATTTGTATTTGCTGTAGTCATATATTTTCAGGTAAAATGAGAAATTCCTCATAGCAGCTCTGCAACTGCATAGATAGAAGTGCATGGACCTTAGACACTGCAGTCactgggaaaaaatgcaaaagttaaACTAGAGTAGCTGAAGTACTTAGCTTTGAGTAAGGagctctttttatttcaatactGTTATTTCAGTAACATACCTCTGTGACAGTACAGCTGTTAAATTTTATAGCCAGACATACTTGTACTCAGACAGTGATGTAATCTCACATTCCATTAAATGCTATGTACACTATGAGAGTATTTTTACTAAAAATGGATTTTGGAACTGCAGTGGTTATATCACACAAATAATATACTTGATTTTCATAGTTGACTTAAAAGAATACCTTTGGACAGAGCTAAAGAACCTTGCTTCTTTGGGGTGTGCACGATACAGATTTGTTCTAGAAAAAAACTGTGTAATTAATGCATAGTTTACTGTTTTCCctaattttcttgaaatacttagctagtatttctttttaaatttaagtatttattaaaGTGGATGCTAAAggagatcctttttttttttttttctttgtgtgtgtggctaaaatgtgggtttgttttttgtggtttggttttttttgggtttttttggtttttttttaaagctgttgagTCAGAGTGCTGGCAAAAAACTGAATTCTCTGGTTTTCAAGTCCATGTGGCTTTTCTTGGGTCTGCTCAGATAGGAGCCTGCCCCAGAAAATAGCAGGCTGGGCTTACTACACAAAAGTCTGCTGTTAACTGGCTAGTTAATTTAAAAGCCATTAAAGGCTTTTATCAAACCCTGTTCTATAAAGTGTATTTTAGAGGAATATCATTTAGCAGATGAGAGAGAATGTTTATGTAAAAAGAATGTAATACAACCAAGCAGTAATACTTAGAAATCCTTAAAATTTTTAATCCAGACTGTAACAGAAAGCCTTTGGGTTTTAGTGTCGCAGACCTTGCACTCCGTGTTTATCTAGCAAGAACTCTGTGGTCAGGAATAGCTTTTGGGCATACTAGGAGTACCTTCTATCTTGGAAATAAACTTGGTGCATTTGTGTTCTTTCCCACAGGGATTTCGTGTTGATTTACCTATCAAGTCTGCGCGGTATCGTGGACAGTACAGTAGCTATCCTATCAAGCTCTTTTATACCTCCAACATTCCCATCATTCTGCAGTCTGCCTTAGTTTCGAACCTTTATGTTATTTCCCAGATGTTGTCTGTTCGTTTTAGCGGCAACTTCTTGGTGAACTTATTAGGACAGTGGGCAGTAAGTATTTTACCGCTTTTTTAACGGCATAAAATTACTTGTATATATTACTTCATTGTGAAACTTTGGTATTTAACTGGCAGAAAACTGGAGTACTTACTTCTTAACATTTGTgtataaaagctgttttaaccATTGAAGAGGAATTCCTCTATAAATACAGGATAGGAATGTGAGAGGTCTGTGAGAAATGACttaactgcctttttcttcctctctcataGGATGTCAGTGGCGGTGGCCCTGCTCGCTCTTATCCTGTTGGTGGCCTGTGCTACTACTTGTCCCCTCCAGAATCCATGGGTGCAATATTTGAGGATCCCGTCCATGTAATAGtttatataatatttatgtTGGGATCCTGTGCGTTCTTCTCGAAGACTTGGATCGAGGTGTCTGGCTCATCAGCGAAAGATGTAGGTGTTCTCATAAATGTGCCTGAATGTTTTCAAACACTGCCTCTAATTTACAACTGACTACTAGCTACTCACTGATCAGTTATTACTCTGACTAAATAGCAGGTGACTATGAAACACCGCAGCAGTTTCATAAAATGATGGGTTTTGCAGGTTGCCAAGCAACTCAAAGAACAGCAAATGGTGATGAGAGGCCACAGGGATACTTCAATGGTTCACGAGCTTAACAGGTAAGGAAATGCGGACTTCCAGTGGGATGGTTAAGAGTGCTGGGGAGGTATCAACTAGAGCAGATGCTCTCGGAAAAATCCGAGAGCTGTTTCCAGTGCAAATGTCAAGATTCCTCCCATTCAGCTGTTGCCTTTCCTAGTAATGCAGAAGATGTTTGTAGCCGTAGGTAAGAGATTAACCTGTGGTGTCTTTAAGTGGCATAACGAGGGAATTTGGGCTGAGTCTCTTCCACGTTTGTAAAAGGAAGATACCTTGATTTTTACAGGTGTTTAATTTACCATTACTGAACTCAGATGACACTACAAAAGCGGTATTTTACGCAGTATGCAAAGTCTGCAGATCTATATTGAAAGGTAGATTCATCCCTACATATTTAAGTCAAAGCAGTTATTCTCAGTCCTGTGGAGGTTACATAGCACGCATATGTATACAATTGTCATACTCTGAATTGGAAAGCTTTGCCAGTGTTCCGTTATTCACACAGCTTTCCTACcagtgaatatttattttagtttctacTTCGTGCAAATAGGGAAGATAGTAAGAGCTGATGACAGAGTTGCATTTGCAACGCTAAGTTTGTTGCTCAACATTCTAGTTGGTTGCTTTAGTAGTATTGTTAGAATCCTTGGATGAAAATTCATGattattaatactttttttttcgTTGGTACAGATACATCCCTACAGCAGCTGCATTTGGCGGTTTGTGCATTGGTGCCCTTTCAGTATTGGCTGACTTTCTAGGAGCCATTGGGTCTGGCACTGGCATTCTGCTTGCAGTCACTATTATTTATCagtactttgaaatatttgtaaaagaaCAGGCTGAAGTTGGAGGAGTAGGTGCATTATTTTTCTAGATGTCCAAATATTTCATGGTTTGTGTGAAAGGGAAAGCATTTTGACAACATGGCTCATTTAGTCCAAtaatgctattttctttttatttgttttaaagtgctACGTGTCCCATTACTGTAATGGGCATTGAGCAATGCCTGTGTGCAGCATTAGTACCAGCTGCCTTAAGAATAAAGTTTACATTATCTTGTTTAAGTATTATCTAGTGTTGCCTGTAATGCTGGAAACCAATTCATCTACCTTGCTGTTCAAACACTACAGTGAGATGGTAAAATGTATCAGTTTGATATCGGTAAACGTTTTTGCACAcaacattaaaatgttaaatttgtTTCCCTGTCCttaataggaagaaaaaataaaatctgagttCAGATTGCCACGTGCCAGTATTCTTGACAAAATTTATTTGTAGCctgtattttacattaatttttatacttttttaacTTGCACTTCCCTATCATTGAACTCAGCACTCCTTATTCCTTTGTGGTGTCTCCACCCAGGCACCTTTCTCTTAGCTCTAAGGGTGGACAAGCAAACATTTTACCGGAGACTGATACTCATCTCACCTGTGAACTGGTTCTGTGGTGGATTTGCTGCATCGCAAGGCCGGGGGCATTTCGGTTTCTTGCCCCGGGCCTCCTGTGAGACAGCATGGTAGCTGCTGTCATGCTAGCAAGTCAGCCGCGTAGTTTTGTTTAAACATGTACTTGTGAAAACTGTGCCACTGAAACTTCATGTCCACTTTGCTTTTGTGAGTCTAAAGAACAAGGCAGGGTTCCTAAAGCAGCGTtcacagaagggaaaggggggaacGAGGAGTTCCTGCTGAAAATTTATTTATGTTGTCGCACTTTACAGCGGCAATGTAACAACTGTAAACGTTAGACAATAAACTTATTTAATTAAGCTCTCTCCTGTGTCTCATTTGTGCAAGGTGTAATTCATATGCACTTTTTGATCATTTCTAACATGCTTTGTTAGTGAGGTAGGTCTGGAAGGCTCCCtttttatcctttctctttctaGAATGTAATTCTGATCAGTTTTTAGCAGCcttaattaaaaaccaaatcaCAAGATTCCTCCCCCTAAAATCATTGAGCGTTTTTGCTTGGCTGTAATCAATGactttttccctttgatttcacattttgatttcttctgtcttctctcaTGCTTAACTTGAAAGTAGCTTTGTGTTGTTTGTGAAGGTAAGAAAATCTTAAGcaagttttctgctttgtttctaaGCTAGGAAAGTCTTCCTAATTATGCACGCTCCTCCAAATTTATTTGAGAGGCAAGACTTTGATATGAGCAGATGTTTATTACAACTCTTAGATCCTAACCTTTAAGCAGTGGTGGTTGTTTACATAATTAGAAGCGGTCGACTGCGCAGATAGGCTGAAGGTTTGTTTGGCAGAAGATTTGTCTAGAAGCGATTAGACCGAACGAAGGTGCAGCCTAGGTGCGTGAATATGTCCCAGGGAGAACGGCACGGCTGTCCTATGTCAGGGCATCTAAGCTCATACCTTAAACAGAATCCCCTGGCTGGGTCCTACACCATTCTAGTTTGCACCAGTGgctattttgttgttattgttgccATAGTTGTCAGAGTCTGTATTTTCTTAGATCAAACAAAcccaattttctctttctggataGTTTAGTTCAGCCTGGGAGAAGGAAGCAACATCTTTGGGTCTAAATCATAAAGTGAAGTTCCTGAAACTGCAGTTTCATACACCAGCCAGAGCATGCACACTCTGTCCTTGTGCCGCTGTTGCTTCTCCTATTGCAGAAAATTACCTCTAGTTGCTAAAACGATGCTGCTTACCGATGAGAGAGAAGTGCGGTCTTCCTCAATTTGAACACGTGGTGTTAAAACACCAACTACAGGCACTTCAACATCTTCCTTGTACTGAAACATAAGTGCAATGATGAATAGAGCAAGAAACGAGCCATTCTGAAaatcaaacagtatttttattatgattattCTGTCAAGGCTTGATAGACTGAGCAGttagaagaaatgctttttgtcAGTTACATAATTCAGGATAAAAATACCAGAATCATTCCTACAAATACTTTTGTTTGCTCTACAAGTAAAGCAAAGGACCTTTAGTACAAGAAGAGTTACACTTGTAAGCCATCTGAACTGGGCAGTTTTCAACTAAATTTCTCATCGTCTAGTTTTAGAACTTCATAAAAGGAACTTGGAGCGGTTTTTCTGCTGCACGCTTCAGGGCCAATGCGTAAGTATAAACCCTGGCATCCACTGCAATATGTTCTTCTGCTATGAGTtctggaaggagggaaaaaaaaaaaattaagtccttTACCAAAACAAAGATGTATAGCACTCCAGATGTGAATTCTTAATGCTATCACTAACTCTGTTACCTGGCAAAATCTCTCTCAGCTTTTTGTTTAAGATACAGTATTCTAGGATGAGAAATGCCATGAGGAGCTATGAGAAGAGAAGCTAAGGGTTTCTTGAGGTTCCCATTAGCGCATTTAATGTGTCAGAAAGCTCTTACCATCAATTCTTTGCAGTAGGTCATTCTTTGGAAGTGAAATAACTTCCACAAATTctaggagagaagaaaaacattttatgcacCTTTAAATTagcaaacagcagaggaagTCTACCTCAGTGTCCGGTATCACGTAAGTCAGAAGGGGAAACAAACTAATCAGCTTAATGCCATCCAGAAGCTGTGAGCTTTCATGTATCACAAAAAGGCGGATTACATGGGGGAAGGCAGCGACTGgggtcattaaaaaaacaggtttgGCAGAAAGAAAGTGGGAAAGAGCTGGGAAAAACAGTGTCGCTGACAGCTGTGGAGGATAAGAATCCTTCTAAAAGGAGACCACCTCCCCTCTGAGAATGGAAAATACACTGTTGAAGGGGACTTTTGTTTGGCTTATACTGGTACAGTAATGGATTGTGGATGTGTTTGAAGACCAAAACGGCACAAAGGGTTTGTTCTTGATGAATTTGTGTCGGCTTACACCTCCCCTGTCTATCTGAATTAGTTGTCTTCCTGGCTTGACCTACTGCTGCTGTGGATTCAGTAATTTGTATTTCCTGAGATACAGGTGCTGTAGGTGCAATAATTGACGCAGTAATGCCCCACAGGAATTTTCATGTCTAGGCCAAAGTCAGTCTCATGCATGTTTGATTAGGGTCAGGAGATTAaccaagccccccccccaaaaaaacaggTTTAACTGACATTTTCTAAGTAAAACTTGCCATACGAAGATCACGCTTGACCTTACTGTCAAAAGGAGCAGTTACATAACATACCTCCATCATctgcaagtaaaaaaataagttaagaGTTTTGAAATACACTAGAGTTTACAactaaaaagcattttgatagCTGACTGATTGTGAGTGACACTAGTTACTTCCAGGGTCAAGCCACAACTAAGAGGAGTATCTAGGTTCACTAGTGCTTATGGCCCTCAACTGAAGTTTGGCACCCGAATTTCTCATTCTGGGTGTGCCAACACCTGACACTTAACAGCTAGGCCTCCCCGCTGAATTTAGCGAAGAAACATGGCTCTGCTCATCTAGACTGCAGGATAGGATTTGAAGGATGTACAGCATCTAAATCAGCTGGGACAGAAGAGATGCAGTGGTAGGGATAGTTCTTTTAAACTCATTCTTTTGTTATCTTCtcagaattttcaaataaatggtACAACACTCACCAAGTTTTTGCTTAGGTCTTGTATTCTCAGCCTCATCTCCATTAATGGTGACGCTCACAATGTGTGTTGTGCTGTTTGATAAACCCGGGTCCAAGCAGAGAGCTGCCAACAAGCACACGTAGAggttaatttttcaaaagcagaagtctGGTACCTCGATGTTTTAACAAAAGCTTTCACATGAATATACGCGATACAATAGAAGAACATATATTTGGCATATGTTCATCCTGGAAGAGTTGTGAAAAGTTTGTTATCacatgttcttaaaaaaagtaatgtttctgTAACtctcagctcttctgcagaTTCCTTGTAAGACTTGATTTCAGCAGTTAGGTTTACTTTCCATTCCACAGACTGAAGATTAAACTGTAATTCCCTTATAGACCTCTTCAGCCTATTAGAGTCTAATTTTGCCATCACCTGTCTCCTCCTCTCTCAGTCGCCAGCACGCAGCTGTACCCCACAATCAAGAGCCAAGTCTCAACTGTAATGACATTTACTTGAAATCATATGTAAGCTGCCTCACCTTTCTACCTACCTTCTCAAGTTTTACTTATGATCCTCgttttgccttcattttgttttatgtagGAAGCATTGGACTGGTAACAATCACGTTCCAAAGGCTCTCTGGATTTACTCCAAgtattctctcctttttttctttctggttggAGAACCTGAGTACCGTCACCTCCCCACAGCTGACATGCGGGTGACCTCCACTCAGACTGCATCATGCAGCTATTTTTTCTCCCTAAGTTCATGGATGTTGTTCACATTAAGTCCAGCAATTTAGACCTTTATACTAAAATACCAAATCACAGCTTGAATAATTGGGGTTTGTATAAAGGATCCTAATTAATAGCAAAGTTGTCCCCTATAGACATCAAACTTTTACTTTAGTCCTATATGTTTATCAGAAGTTCAGCAACTGACTCATCAAGGACCAGTGTCTCATTTGTACAGCCATGGGATACTACTCTGCTAATCTGTGTAGACCTTTCTGCacagatttttcctttggtttagAGCATTTTAGACATTTAGAGTCCCCATCAAAGACAGAATTAGCTTTGGgtgggaaaattaaaaaaaaaaaaaagcaaagacctgGAGTACATTCAATGACTTCCCCCTTGTACCCAGTTTCTTCCTCCAACTCTCGCAATGCAGCGCTTTCTGCAGTCTCATTTTCCTCAATGAGGcctgtgaaataaataataccCAAGATCAATTAAAAAGCTCGCACTTAACTGCAATACCCATCCCAAGATCTAATCCAGCTTTACGGAAGAGGTGAGACATCCTCACGACTCTATTTTTACAGAGGGATAAACTGAAGCGTTAGTAAGGATTCCAGTTCCTGGATTCATCATGCTGCTGCCCACATCTTCAACTGATTATCTACAGAAGCATGCTACCTTCCCAGGAAATGGCATTAATATTCTCAtgagggaaaaaagccaaatccTTTCACTCTTAGAGAAAGGAGGAGTGGAGGGAAATGCAATATTCTACTACCAAACTACTGTGCAAAATGTCTCCATTCTGCTAAAATGAACTCATTTTGTATTCTTCATTATCAAATATTCCTATTTCTGAATAGTACACTGAGCTAGAGTCACCACAGTTTTCTGGTTAGAGCTACTTCATTAAGACTGACACTCCAAGCACATCTGAACACACTTAAATGTCAGCTTTATGTGACTCATCTTAATGTTTCAGTCACTTACCTGCAGGAAATTCCAAGCAATAGCTGTTAATTGGGGGCCTGAACTGTTTCACTAGAACAATACAGTCGTAGTGGAGAGTTCTCTGTAGTACCGCTATCACTGCAACACCTACAAATAGCGACAGAAGACACAAGTACATAGAATTTGAGTATAGCACAAAGCGAGTATTTAGTGCTAGATCTGGAAAGGAACCCAAGCACTGTTACTCTGAGCATTAAACGTTTAGATGCCTGCTCCAGAATCCCAAACAATGAATTTAAGCTCCTTATATCATGTACGGTGAGAGATAAAGCCCAAAATAGGATCTTCAAAGTACCCCAGTAAATGACAGGCACACGTACCAAGCAAGACGGAGCCTCAGCCCACCAGTATCTAGGGAAGGGCTCTCTTTCCTGCAGAGCCTGTTTGGAAGCCATTGTACGGAACCCCCTCCTACACTCCTTTCATGGATAAATCATGTCCCCCTTGTTTTGCCTCAAGAGAACCATATCCCTAGCCCCTACCAGCAGACCCAATTCACCAGTCTGTGAGCCACCCTGTATCAGGGCATCCATCATGTCTTTGAAATTGCTCCATTGTTCTAAAGTGAATACAATGACCTTTGGAAAACACTCCTACCAGTAAGGTTCTGATTCTTCAGCACTTAAGTTAGCATTTCATTAACTCAGGGTTATAGCAAGCTCTGATGAGCTATTTGTTCCACACCCTCAttcattcagaaacagaatGGCTTTAAGTCTGCACCGGGAGTTTATCAGAAGaactttcacaggaaaaaaagcaaacaaaaaaagtcaccaGTGTCTTACCGTCAGCTGAAACACCCTTTTTGTTGCCAGTACGCTTTACAGTTTCCCAAGTTCTAtttaacacagagaaaagaacaaatgaataCATAAGTCATCTTCTACCCTTGgtactttcatttaaaagcaaaatataccATCACAGACTGAGGCCCCATAAGAAAGCAGCTGGCCTTAGGCAGGCCCTGTCATATACTGGCACTATAAAATGTCTGttgtataattttgttttgcctccttaaaggagggagagggaaaatagTTAATTAATGATTGTTTAAGATCACTAAAAATAACTAGAAGACTTAAATGATTGTCACGGAACAGACAAGTCTTATAAAAGTGATTCTGGAAAAgtgcaaaataaagcaatttatatataaaacatgtCAGATTTTGAAAGACAGTTTTGTAAAAAGACCACATGCATTCTATCTTTTATCTTGCTTTTGCATAAGGTTTACAGTGTAAGTTACTGTGAACGCTCAGCTCAGTTACTTGAGCACACAAGGAGTACATAGACAAGGAATACCAAAGCTTCTCTCTCAAAATAAGCAATGAGATgagtaaaaaccaaaaatctacCAGCAATAAAAATCCTTTCACAAAAGCTCCaatctttgctattttttaaaaggatactTTGCTGATGAATTGGGAAGCACTAGAGAAAGCAATCAGTACAGAATCTAACATAAGGGGAGAGAAGTAAAGCCATGTTGTCCCATCTagataaatacagcaaaaccaaagcatacAAAAGAATTGGACAGGCGTGATAATATACAAGAGGACAGGAATTTGTCAATAGTATGCACGATGCAGCACCACCAGCAAGGAGAAAGGAGCCCTTAATGAAGAACCAGAAAAGCTATGAGACGAACTCTCTGATCATCACAGTCTAGTTGCATAGCTAGAACTTGCTTTTCTGCATAGTGTCTTTACAAGGAACTGGAAAAGCAAGGTAATTCAGGGTCCAAGGTACCCAAAAAGGATTTAGGAGCCAAATTCAATCCCACATGCTAGCACATCTGCTagagtaagattttttttctctgaacagtACGAACTATAAAGAAATCGCACAATGAATAGATCTCATCTTGTGTTGAGTAATAGGTTTGTAATGCTCATATTCTCTAGCCTGGGGCTAGTCCATAGAGTTGGGAACATTACAGGAATCCGAAATGCCAGACACAATTACCTGGTTTTACCAAAGGGATCAGTATAAGTTGTTTCTTCAAGCTTCaaccattttctttctacaattacctaaaataaagaattctttGTTAGATACATTATAAGATTAATCCCAAAGATACATGGGGGCCAAGGGGACAAACAACACAACTGTTTTTGGATTCTTTTGCAGACAAAATCTTAGCA from Aquila chrysaetos chrysaetos chromosome 5, bAquChr1.4, whole genome shotgun sequence carries:
- the SEC61A2 gene encoding protein transport protein Sec61 subunit alpha isoform X2 — protein: MRDSRSIFPSWNGVPNKYLGQTKASSEQESPEPDPVLRFGCTRAGWKIQFREKVLWTAITLFIFLVCCQIPLFGIMSSDSADPFYWMRVILASNRGTLMELGISPIVTSGLIMQLLAGAKIIEVGDTPKDRALFNGAQKLFGMIITIGQAIVYVMTGMYGDPAEMGAGICLLIIIQLFVAGLIVLLLDELLQKGYGLGSGISLFIATNICETIVWKAFSPTTINTGRGTEFEGAVIALFHLLATRTDKVRALREAFYRQNLPNLMNLIATVFVFAVVIYFQGFRVDLPIKSARYRGQYSSYPIKLFYTSNIPIILQSALVSNLYVISQMLSVRFSGNFLVNLLGQWADVSGGGPARSYPVGGLCYYLSPPESMGAIFEDPVHVIVYIIFMLGSCAFFSKTWIEVSGSSAKDVAKQLKEQQMVMRGHRDTSMVHELNRYIPTAAAFGGLCIGALSVLADFLGAIGSGTGILLAVTIIYQYFEIFVKEQAEVGGVGALFF
- the SEC61A2 gene encoding protein transport protein Sec61 subunit alpha isoform X4, producing MRDSRRLGLDTEMFVPVTIAEPAGLNGEDTIQFREKVLWTAITLFIFLVCCQIPLFGIMSSDSADPFYWMRVILASNRGTLMELGISPIVTSGLIMQLLAGAKIIEVGDTPKDRALFNGAQKLFGMIITIGQAIVYVMTGMYGDPAEMGAGICLLIIIQLFVAGLIVLLLDELLQKGYGLGSGISLFIATNICETIVWKAFSPTTINTGRGTEFEGAVIALFHLLATRTDKVRALREAFYRQNLPNLMNLIATVFVFAVVIYFQGFRVDLPIKSARYRGQYSSYPIKLFYTSNIPIILQSALVSNLYVISQMLSVRFSGNFLVNLLGQWADVSGGGPARSYPVGGLCYYLSPPESMGAIFEDPVHVIVYIIFMLGSCAFFSKTWIEVSGSSAKDVAKQLKEQQMVMRGHRDTSMVHELNRYIPTAAAFGGLCIGALSVLADFLGAIGSGTGILLAVTIIYQYFEIFVKEQAEVGGVGALFF
- the SEC61A2 gene encoding protein transport protein Sec61 subunit alpha isoform X3, with amino-acid sequence MEKIHIFPSWNGVPNKYLGQTKASSEQESPEPDPVLRFGCTRAGWKIQFREKVLWTAITLFIFLVCCQIPLFGIMSSDSADPFYWMRVILASNRGTLMELGISPIVTSGLIMQLLAGAKIIEVGDTPKDRALFNGAQKLFGMIITIGQAIVYVMTGMYGDPAEMGAGICLLIIIQLFVAGLIVLLLDELLQKGYGLGSGISLFIATNICETIVWKAFSPTTINTGRGTEFEGAVIALFHLLATRTDKVRALREAFYRQNLPNLMNLIATVFVFAVVIYFQGFRVDLPIKSARYRGQYSSYPIKLFYTSNIPIILQSALVSNLYVISQMLSVRFSGNFLVNLLGQWADVSGGGPARSYPVGGLCYYLSPPESMGAIFEDPVHVIVYIIFMLGSCAFFSKTWIEVSGSSAKDVAKQLKEQQMVMRGHRDTSMVHELNRYIPTAAAFGGLCIGALSVLADFLGAIGSGTGILLAVTIIYQYFEIFVKEQAEVGGVGALFF